One segment of Phaeacidiphilus oryzae TH49 DNA contains the following:
- a CDS encoding FHA domain-containing protein FhaB/FipA → MSELTLTVMRLGFLAVLWLFVIVAVQVIRSDLFGTRVTQRVARRPAAAAAGRQQPPAQRGGQRAAGRKENRQRRGVPTQLVIVQGSLAGTTVALQGQTITLGRAHDSTIVLDDDYASSRHARIYPDRDGQWIVEDLNSTNGTYLDKTRLTTPTPIQPGMPIRIGRTVIELRK, encoded by the coding sequence ATGTCAGAGCTGACCCTGACGGTCATGCGGCTGGGATTCCTCGCCGTTCTGTGGCTGTTCGTGATTGTCGCCGTGCAGGTGATCCGCAGCGACCTGTTCGGCACCCGGGTCACCCAGCGGGTGGCCAGGCGGCCCGCCGCGGCCGCCGCCGGCCGGCAGCAGCCGCCGGCCCAGCGCGGCGGGCAGCGCGCCGCCGGCCGCAAGGAGAACCGGCAGCGCCGGGGGGTGCCCACCCAGCTGGTGATCGTCCAGGGCTCGCTGGCCGGCACCACGGTCGCCCTCCAGGGCCAGACGATCACGCTCGGCCGGGCGCACGATTCCACAATCGTGCTGGACGACGACTACGCGTCCTCCAGGCATGCCAGGATCTATCCGGACCGCGACGGTCAGTGGATCGTCGAGGACCTGAACTCGACCAACGGCACCTACCTGGACAAGACTCGGCTCACCACGCCGACGCCGATCCAGCCGGGCATGCCCATCCGAATCGGCAGGACCGTCATCGAGCTGCGGAAGTAG
- a CDS encoding FtsW/RodA/SpoVE family cell cycle protein, translating into MSGRGPATSTITITPQGAPNRRNTELALLVFAVLIPVFAYANTGLAMDGSVPAGMLGYGLGMGGLALVAHLVVRRWAPYADPLMLPIATLLNGLGLVFIWRLDKAKELQDNSSSAPTQLVWSALGVGLFVGVLILLRDHRLLQRYTYISMAAAIVLLAAPAFFPAVYGAKVWIKIGGFSIQPGEFAKLVLPVFFAGYLMVKRDALALASRRVLGLYLPRGRDLGPILAVWLLSLLILVFETDLGTSLLFFGMFVLMLYVATERTSWIAVGLLLSAGGAFAVGSTEGHVHQRVTDWLHPFAQGLAHKGNSQLAESLFALGSGGTLGTGLGQGHSWLIGFAAKSDFILGTIGEELGLAGLMALFLLYALLVERGMRTALAARDPFGKLLAVGLSGGLALQVFVVAGGVTGLIPLTGMTLPFIAQGGSSVIANWALVAVLLKISDSARRPAPGPEPSADAEPTQVVRA; encoded by the coding sequence TTGAGCGGTAGGGGCCCCGCCACCAGCACGATCACCATCACCCCGCAGGGAGCGCCGAACCGCCGCAACACCGAGCTGGCCCTCCTCGTCTTCGCGGTGCTGATCCCGGTCTTCGCCTACGCCAACACGGGTCTGGCGATGGACGGGTCGGTGCCCGCCGGGATGCTGGGCTACGGCCTGGGGATGGGCGGCCTGGCACTGGTCGCCCACCTGGTGGTGCGCCGCTGGGCGCCGTACGCGGATCCGCTGATGCTGCCGATCGCCACCCTCCTCAACGGGCTCGGGCTGGTCTTCATCTGGCGGCTGGACAAGGCCAAGGAGCTGCAGGACAACTCCAGCTCGGCGCCGACCCAGCTGGTCTGGTCCGCGCTCGGCGTGGGCCTCTTCGTGGGCGTGCTGATCCTGCTGCGGGACCACCGGCTGCTCCAGCGCTACACCTACATCTCGATGGCGGCGGCCATCGTGCTGCTCGCCGCCCCGGCGTTCTTCCCGGCGGTCTACGGCGCCAAGGTGTGGATCAAGATCGGCGGGTTCTCCATCCAGCCGGGCGAGTTCGCCAAGCTGGTGCTGCCGGTGTTCTTCGCCGGCTACCTGATGGTGAAGCGGGACGCCCTCGCGCTGGCCTCCCGGCGGGTGCTGGGGCTCTACCTGCCGCGCGGCCGGGACCTCGGGCCCATCCTCGCGGTCTGGCTGCTCTCCCTGCTGATCCTGGTCTTCGAGACGGACCTGGGCACCTCGCTGCTCTTCTTCGGCATGTTCGTGCTGATGCTGTACGTCGCCACCGAGCGCACCAGCTGGATCGCGGTCGGGCTGCTGCTGTCGGCCGGCGGGGCCTTCGCGGTGGGCTCCACCGAGGGCCACGTCCACCAGCGGGTCACCGACTGGCTCCACCCCTTCGCCCAGGGGCTGGCGCACAAGGGCAACTCGCAGCTCGCCGAGTCGCTCTTCGCCCTCGGCTCCGGCGGGACCCTGGGCACCGGACTGGGCCAGGGCCACTCCTGGCTGATCGGCTTCGCCGCCAAGAGCGACTTCATCCTCGGCACCATCGGCGAGGAGCTCGGGCTGGCCGGGCTGATGGCGCTCTTCCTCCTCTACGCGCTGCTGGTGGAGCGGGGGATGCGGACCGCCCTGGCGGCCCGCGACCCGTTCGGGAAGCTGCTGGCGGTCGGCCTCTCCGGCGGCCTCGCCCTCCAGGTGTTCGTGGTCGCGGGCGGCGTCACCGGGCTGATCCCGCTGACCGGGATGACTTTGCCGTTCATCGCCCAGGGAGGGTCCTCCGTCATCGCCAACTGGGCCCTGGTGGCCGTGCTGTTGAAGATCAGCGACTCGGCCCGCCGCCCCGCACCCGGTCCCGAGCCCTCCGCGGACGCGGAACCGACCCAGGTGGTGAGGGCGTAA
- a CDS encoding aminodeoxychorismate/anthranilate synthase component II has translation MTRRILVVDNYDSFVFNLVQYLYQLGAECEVLRNDQVDAAEVAAAGRGRYDGVLLSPGPGTPEEAGVCVEMARGCAEAGLPVFGVCLGLQSIAVAYGAVVDRAPELLHGKTSEVSHRGGGVFRGLPAPFTATRYHSLAVERETVPAELEITAWTGSGVVMGLRHRRLPVEGVQFHPESVLTEWGHRMLANWLEDCGDAGAVERSAGLAPVVGRGAA, from the coding sequence ATGACCCGCCGCATCCTCGTCGTGGACAACTACGACAGCTTCGTCTTCAACCTCGTCCAGTACCTGTACCAGCTCGGCGCCGAGTGCGAGGTGCTGCGGAACGACCAGGTCGACGCCGCCGAGGTGGCCGCCGCCGGCCGCGGCCGTTACGACGGGGTGCTGCTCTCCCCCGGCCCTGGCACGCCCGAGGAGGCCGGGGTCTGCGTCGAGATGGCCCGCGGCTGCGCGGAGGCCGGGCTGCCGGTCTTCGGGGTCTGCCTCGGCCTGCAGTCCATCGCGGTGGCCTACGGGGCCGTGGTGGACCGGGCGCCCGAGCTGCTCCACGGGAAGACCTCCGAGGTCAGCCACCGCGGCGGCGGGGTTTTCCGCGGCCTGCCGGCGCCGTTCACCGCGACCCGCTACCACTCGCTGGCCGTGGAGCGGGAGACCGTTCCGGCCGAGCTGGAGATCACCGCGTGGACCGGCAGCGGTGTGGTGATGGGGCTGCGGCACCGCCGGCTGCCGGTCGAGGGGGTGCAGTTCCACCCCGAGTCCGTCCTCACCGAGTGGGGTCACCGGATGCTGGCCAACTGGCTGGAGGACTGCGGGGACGCCGGAGCGGTCGAGCGTTCGGCCGGCCTCGCCCCCGTGGTGGGCCGGGGAGCGGCGTGA
- a CDS encoding class E sortase — translation MPQNPDPLPEPPERPGRSGRPDPAAPAASPARRRGRIASAVGVGGEVLITLGLLLGLFVVYSLWWTDVLAERQAGDDAQRLRQSWLAVGRPHHGDAASAPARIYRPGEGIGFLHIPRLGPGYQLPVMLGTSLDVLDQGVAGVYRQPYRAAMPWDRSGNFAMAAHRDGHGAAFHDLPELRPGDLIGFETRDTWYEYTVSRVLPRTDKYDVGVVAPVPPESGFTGPGRYITLTTCTPAYTSRYRMAVWGRLTRTLPVDARRDVPAELR, via the coding sequence ATGCCTCAGAACCCCGATCCTCTGCCCGAACCGCCCGAACGGCCCGGCCGCTCCGGCCGGCCCGACCCCGCCGCCCCGGCGGCCTCCCCCGCCCGCCGCCGCGGCCGGATCGCCTCCGCCGTCGGGGTGGGCGGCGAGGTGCTGATCACTCTCGGCCTGCTGCTCGGCCTCTTCGTCGTCTACTCGCTGTGGTGGACCGACGTCCTGGCGGAGCGCCAGGCCGGCGACGACGCCCAGCGGCTGCGGCAGTCCTGGCTGGCGGTGGGCCGGCCGCACCACGGGGACGCGGCCTCCGCGCCGGCGCGGATCTACCGGCCCGGCGAGGGCATCGGCTTCCTCCACATCCCCCGGCTCGGCCCCGGCTACCAGCTCCCGGTGATGCTGGGCACCAGCCTGGACGTCCTCGACCAGGGCGTGGCGGGGGTGTACCGGCAGCCGTACCGCGCGGCCATGCCGTGGGACCGGAGCGGCAACTTCGCCATGGCCGCGCACCGGGACGGGCACGGAGCCGCCTTCCACGACCTGCCGGAGCTTCGCCCGGGCGATCTGATCGGCTTCGAGACCCGGGACACCTGGTACGAGTACACGGTCTCCCGGGTGCTGCCCCGCACCGACAAGTACGACGTGGGGGTGGTGGCCCCGGTCCCGCCCGAGTCCGGCTTCACCGGCCCGGGCCGCTACATCACGCTGACCACCTGCACCCCGGCCTACACCTCCCGCTACCGGATGGCCGTGTGGGGCCGGCTGACCCGCACCCTCCCGGTGGACGCCCGCCGGGACGTCCCGGCGGAGCTGCGATAG
- a CDS encoding peptidoglycan D,D-transpeptidase FtsI family protein, which yields MNKPIRRVSLFCLLLVLALLVRVNWVQGVQANALDTNANNQRVAIERYAYPQGSIIVDGKPVTKSINVNGYRYKYKQGFADGPMYAPITGYSSQAYGSTGLENLEDGILSGNDDRLFFRNTLDMLTGKPKQGGNVITTINSKVQQAAWNGLGDKRGAAVALDPSTGKILALVSKPSYDPGTFAGMSSADQKAWTALTSDKDQPMLDRALRQTYPPGSTFKLVTTAAALENDPNLDINAATDSPNPYKAPDTDHPLTNEGNIPCTNASLMQALQYSCNTVYGKLGADMGRAKMLAEVKKFGFDDSNLTTPIGVAKSNFDQTPNGQALLALDSIGQHDTTATPLQMAMVASAVANNGVLMKPYLVAQEEAANLSVVSQTKPQQYSQPLSAANAQKLQQLMENVVQKGTGTTAQIPGVTVGGKTGTAQNGVDNSGNPYAWFVSYAKVGDSSPIAVAVVVEASKTQRSEISGSGLAAPIAKAMMEAAIGK from the coding sequence ATGAACAAACCGATCCGCAGGGTCTCCCTCTTCTGCCTGCTGCTGGTGCTCGCCCTGCTGGTGCGGGTGAACTGGGTGCAGGGGGTGCAGGCCAACGCCCTGGACACCAACGCGAACAACCAGCGGGTCGCCATCGAGCGGTACGCCTACCCGCAGGGCAGCATCATCGTCGACGGCAAGCCGGTCACGAAGTCCATCAACGTCAACGGCTACCGGTACAAGTACAAGCAGGGCTTCGCCGACGGCCCGATGTACGCGCCGATCACCGGCTACTCCTCGCAGGCCTACGGCAGCACCGGCCTGGAGAACCTCGAGGACGGCATCCTCTCCGGCAACGACGACCGGCTGTTCTTCCGCAACACCCTGGACATGCTGACCGGCAAGCCCAAGCAGGGCGGCAACGTCATCACCACGATCAACTCCAAGGTGCAGCAGGCGGCCTGGAACGGCCTCGGGGACAAGCGCGGCGCCGCGGTGGCGCTCGACCCGTCCACCGGCAAGATCCTCGCGCTGGTGTCCAAGCCCTCCTACGACCCCGGCACGTTCGCCGGGATGAGCTCCGCGGACCAGAAGGCCTGGACGGCGCTGACCAGCGACAAGGACCAGCCGATGCTGGACCGCGCGCTGCGCCAGACGTACCCGCCGGGCTCCACCTTCAAGCTGGTCACCACGGCCGCCGCGCTGGAGAACGACCCCAACCTGGACATCAACGCGGCCACCGACTCGCCCAACCCGTACAAGGCCCCGGACACCGACCACCCGCTGACCAACGAGGGCAACATCCCCTGCACCAACGCCTCGCTGATGCAGGCCCTCCAGTACTCCTGCAACACGGTGTACGGAAAGCTCGGCGCGGACATGGGCCGGGCGAAGATGCTGGCCGAGGTGAAGAAGTTCGGCTTCGACGACAGCAACCTGACCACCCCGATCGGCGTCGCGAAGAGCAACTTCGACCAGACCCCGAACGGGCAGGCGCTGCTCGCCCTGGACTCCATCGGCCAGCACGACACCACGGCCACCCCGCTGCAGATGGCGATGGTCGCCTCGGCGGTCGCCAACAACGGCGTGCTGATGAAGCCGTACCTGGTCGCGCAGGAGGAGGCGGCGAACCTCTCGGTGGTCTCGCAGACCAAGCCGCAGCAGTACTCGCAGCCGCTCAGCGCCGCCAACGCGCAGAAGCTGCAGCAGCTGATGGAGAACGTGGTCCAGAAGGGCACCGGAACCACCGCGCAGATCCCCGGCGTCACCGTCGGCGGCAAGACCGGTACCGCGCAGAACGGTGTGGACAACTCCGGAAACCCGTACGCCTGGTTCGTCTCCTACGCCAAGGTCGGCGACAGCTCGCCGATCGCGGTCGCGGTGGTGGTCGAGGCGAGCAAGACCCAGCGCAGCGAGATCTCCGGTTCGGGCCTCGCCGCTCCCATCGCGAAGGCCATGATGGAAGCCGCGATCGGGAAGTGA
- the pknB gene encoding Stk1 family PASTA domain-containing Ser/Thr kinase produces the protein MEEPRRLGGRYELGSVLGRGGMAEVYLAHDTRLGRTVAVKTLRADMARDSTFQARFRREAQSAASLNHPAIVAVYDTGEDYIDGISIPYIVMEYVDGSTLRELLHSGRRLLPERAMEMTIGILQALEYSHRNGIVHRDIKPANVMLTRNGTVKVMDFGIARAMGDSGMTMTQTSAVIGTAQYLSPEQAKGEQVDARSDLYSTGCLLYELLALRPPFIGDSPVAVAYQHVREEPQPPSAFDPEIRADYDAVILKALAKDRDYRYQSADEMRADIERALDGLPVAAAQTMMLGAAGQQGYGADPYAATNVMPQQNPGATTVMPPQNGNAGYNGARAGGYDNGGYDGYGDDYGGRGHAGPPRRRGRASWVLLGLAAVLVLAGSFFVAKSMFGGHTNQQTTVPNLVGKTWSEAQSAVNGSSDGSGSLKLVKGAAETCDSSIAGKGQVCSQTPAAETSVADGTTVTVRLSSGPKSFSVPDETGKTQSQATADLTNAGFATHITQQPSTSVPAGQVISQNPPGGAQASKGATITLTVSQQSSAQVPAVVGENYNDAVQQLKAANLNYAEQIGPPTPGQGDSVVVSMQTSDGTQVSAGQQVPAGTQITLVVTPADNTAQTGGSPSTSGSPSPTQGQDGSTGNGILGQLNGGGNGNGG, from the coding sequence ATGGAAGAGCCGCGTCGCCTCGGCGGCCGGTACGAGCTGGGCTCCGTGCTCGGGCGCGGAGGGATGGCCGAGGTCTACCTCGCCCACGACACCCGGCTCGGCCGCACCGTCGCGGTGAAGACGCTTCGGGCCGACATGGCCCGCGATTCGACGTTCCAGGCCCGGTTCCGTCGCGAGGCACAGTCGGCGGCCTCGCTGAACCATCCGGCCATCGTCGCGGTCTACGACACCGGCGAGGACTACATCGACGGAATCTCCATCCCGTACATCGTGATGGAGTACGTCGACGGATCGACCCTGCGTGAGCTTCTTCACTCCGGCCGGAGGCTGCTGCCCGAGCGCGCCATGGAGATGACCATCGGCATCCTCCAGGCCCTCGAGTACTCCCACCGCAACGGCATCGTCCACCGCGACATCAAGCCAGCCAACGTCATGCTGACCCGGAACGGCACGGTCAAGGTGATGGACTTCGGCATCGCCCGCGCCATGGGCGACTCCGGGATGACCATGACCCAGACCTCCGCGGTGATCGGCACCGCCCAGTACCTCTCGCCGGAGCAGGCCAAGGGCGAGCAGGTGGACGCCAGGTCCGACCTGTACTCGACCGGCTGCCTCCTCTACGAGCTGCTGGCACTGCGTCCGCCGTTCATCGGGGACTCCCCGGTCGCCGTGGCCTACCAGCACGTCCGCGAGGAGCCGCAGCCGCCGTCGGCCTTCGACCCCGAGATCCGGGCCGACTACGACGCGGTCATCCTCAAGGCGCTGGCCAAGGACCGCGACTACCGCTACCAGAGCGCCGACGAGATGCGCGCCGACATCGAGCGCGCCCTCGACGGACTGCCGGTGGCCGCCGCGCAGACCATGATGCTCGGCGCCGCCGGGCAGCAGGGCTACGGCGCCGACCCCTACGCGGCCACCAACGTGATGCCGCAGCAGAACCCCGGCGCCACCACCGTGATGCCGCCGCAGAACGGCAACGCCGGCTACAACGGCGCCCGCGCGGGCGGCTACGACAACGGCGGTTACGACGGCTACGGCGACGACTACGGCGGCCGCGGCCACGCCGGACCGCCGCGGCGGCGCGGGCGGGCCTCCTGGGTCCTCCTCGGCCTGGCCGCGGTGCTGGTGCTGGCCGGCTCGTTCTTCGTGGCCAAGTCGATGTTCGGCGGCCACACCAACCAGCAGACGACGGTGCCCAACCTGGTCGGCAAGACCTGGTCCGAGGCGCAGTCCGCGGTGAACGGCTCCTCGGACGGCAGCGGCAGCCTGAAGCTGGTCAAGGGCGCCGCCGAGACCTGCGACAGCAGCATCGCCGGCAAGGGCCAGGTCTGCTCGCAGACCCCGGCGGCGGAGACCTCGGTGGCCGACGGCACCACCGTCACGGTCCGGCTCTCCAGCGGCCCCAAGTCCTTCTCGGTGCCGGACGAGACCGGGAAGACCCAGTCGCAGGCGACCGCCGACCTGACCAACGCGGGCTTCGCCACCCACATCACCCAGCAGCCGTCCACCAGCGTTCCGGCCGGCCAGGTGATCTCGCAGAACCCGCCGGGCGGCGCGCAGGCGTCCAAGGGCGCGACGATCACCCTGACCGTCTCGCAGCAGTCGAGCGCCCAGGTGCCGGCGGTCGTCGGGGAGAACTACAACGACGCCGTGCAGCAGCTCAAGGCGGCCAACCTGAACTACGCCGAGCAGATCGGCCCGCCCACCCCGGGGCAGGGCGACAGCGTGGTGGTCTCCATGCAGACCTCCGACGGCACCCAGGTGAGCGCGGGCCAGCAGGTCCCCGCCGGCACCCAGATCACCCTGGTGGTCACCCCGGCCGACAACACCGCGCAGACCGGGGGCAGCCCGAGCACCTCGGGCAGCCCGTCCCCCACGCAGGGTCAGGACGGAAGCACCGGTAACGGCATCCTCGGCCAGCTCAACGGCGGCGGGAACGGCAACGGCGGCTGA
- a CDS encoding class E sortase, with protein MGEVFITLGVVLFLFVAYELWWTNVAADNHSRGEAQRLQKQWDGAHDSAAAYPRSFSYGTVFAIIYIPKLDVQAPIAEGTGKQSILDKGEVGHYTGALETAFPWARTGNFALAGHRNTHGEPFRYINKLVPGDEVIVEAAHDYYTYKITNTLPQTSPSNVDTITPVPKESGFTGPGRYITLTTCTPEFTSEYRLIVWGKLVEDRPRSEGKPKALTGG; from the coding sequence ATGGGCGAGGTGTTCATCACCCTCGGTGTGGTGCTCTTCCTCTTCGTCGCCTACGAGCTGTGGTGGACCAACGTCGCGGCGGACAACCACTCGCGCGGCGAGGCCCAGCGGCTGCAGAAGCAGTGGGACGGGGCGCACGACTCGGCCGCCGCGTACCCGAGGTCGTTCTCGTACGGCACCGTCTTCGCGATCATCTACATACCCAAGCTGGACGTGCAGGCGCCGATCGCGGAGGGCACCGGAAAGCAGTCGATCCTCGACAAGGGCGAGGTCGGCCACTACACGGGCGCCCTGGAGACCGCCTTCCCGTGGGCCAGGACCGGCAACTTCGCGCTCGCCGGGCACCGCAACACCCACGGCGAGCCGTTCCGGTACATCAACAAGCTGGTCCCGGGCGACGAGGTGATCGTCGAGGCGGCGCACGACTACTACACCTACAAGATCACCAACACCCTGCCGCAGACCTCGCCCAGCAATGTGGACACCATCACCCCGGTGCCCAAGGAGTCCGGCTTCACCGGCCCCGGCCGGTACATCACCCTCACCACCTGCACCCCCGAGTTCACCTCCGAGTACCGGCTGATCGTCTGGGGGAAGCTGGTCGAGGACCGGCCGCGCAGCGAGGGCAAGCCGAAGGCGCTGACGGGCGGCTGA
- a CDS encoding Stp1/IreP family PP2C-type Ser/Thr phosphatase, whose protein sequence is MSLVLRFAAGSHKGMIREGNEDSGYAGPRLLAVADGMGGAAAGEVASSEVLTTMVSLDEDVPGTDVLTALGQAVDRANDRLRELIEEDPQLEGMGTTLTALLWTGQRLGMVHIGDSRAYLLRDGVLNQITQDHTWVQRLVDEGRITEEEASTHPQRSLLMRALGTAERVEPDLSIREVRAGDRYLLCSDGLSGVVSHQTLEETLGSYYSPQQTVQELIQLALRGGGPDNITCVIADVLDVGGPDTTLAGQLNDTPVVVGAVSENAANPAGGPWGGHHTLPNTPAARAAGLGRSGSPDPSGQAETGYDGYDGLDEDEPYGRPRRRRRGLKAGLITLAVLVVLAGGGWAGYQWTQSQYYVGADGDHVAVFRGVNQSLAGIDLSSIYQDYPGIQLKYLPSFQQTQVDGTISVSSLSDAQSKVASLQDQATVCKTVATTGKPSSRTSSESARPTPSAGASSSAKPGAPRPTASASPSATPSLTQQQRQLAGQCDTASGTP, encoded by the coding sequence ATGAGCCTCGTGCTGCGCTTCGCCGCAGGATCGCACAAGGGGATGATCCGGGAGGGGAACGAGGACTCCGGGTACGCGGGCCCGCGGCTGCTCGCCGTCGCCGACGGCATGGGCGGTGCGGCGGCCGGCGAGGTCGCCTCCTCCGAGGTGCTGACCACGATGGTCTCCCTGGACGAGGACGTCCCCGGCACCGACGTGCTGACCGCCCTCGGCCAGGCCGTCGACCGGGCCAACGACCGGCTGCGGGAGCTGATCGAGGAGGACCCGCAGCTGGAGGGGATGGGCACCACCCTCACCGCGCTGCTCTGGACCGGCCAGCGGCTCGGCATGGTCCACATCGGCGACTCGCGCGCCTACCTGCTGAGGGACGGCGTCCTCAACCAGATCACCCAGGACCACACCTGGGTGCAGCGGCTGGTGGACGAGGGCCGGATCACCGAGGAGGAGGCCTCCACCCACCCGCAGCGCTCCCTGCTGATGCGCGCCCTGGGCACCGCGGAACGCGTCGAGCCCGACCTGTCGATCCGGGAGGTCCGGGCCGGCGACCGGTACCTCCTCTGCTCCGACGGGCTCTCCGGGGTGGTCTCCCACCAGACCCTCGAAGAGACCCTGGGCAGCTACTACTCCCCGCAGCAGACCGTGCAGGAGCTGATCCAGCTCGCCCTGCGCGGCGGCGGCCCCGACAACATCACCTGCGTGATCGCCGACGTCCTGGACGTGGGCGGCCCGGACACCACCCTGGCCGGCCAGCTGAACGACACCCCGGTGGTGGTCGGCGCGGTCTCCGAGAACGCCGCCAACCCGGCGGGCGGCCCCTGGGGCGGCCACCACACGCTGCCCAACACCCCGGCCGCCCGGGCCGCGGGCCTGGGCCGGAGCGGCTCCCCCGACCCCTCGGGCCAGGCCGAGACCGGCTACGACGGGTACGACGGCCTGGACGAGGACGAGCCGTACGGCAGGCCGCGGCGCCGCCGCCGCGGCCTGAAGGCCGGACTGATCACCCTGGCCGTGCTGGTGGTGCTGGCCGGCGGCGGCTGGGCGGGCTACCAGTGGACCCAGAGCCAGTACTACGTGGGCGCGGACGGCGACCACGTGGCGGTCTTCCGCGGGGTCAACCAGAGCCTGGCGGGGATCGACCTCTCCTCGATCTACCAGGACTACCCGGGGATCCAGCTCAAGTACCTGCCGTCCTTCCAGCAGACCCAGGTCGACGGCACCATCAGCGTCTCCAGCCTGAGCGACGCCCAGTCCAAGGTGGCCTCGCTGCAGGACCAGGCGACCGTCTGCAAGACCGTGGCGACGACCGGGAAGCCGTCCTCCCGCACCTCCTCCGAGTCGGCCAGGCCCACCCCCTCCGCGGGTGCGAGCAGCAGCGCGAAGCCCGGCGCCCCGCGCCCGACGGCGAGCGCCTCGCCGTCCGCCACGCCCAGCCTCACCCAGCAGCAGCGCCAGCTCGCGGGGCAGTGCGACACCGCCTCCGGCACGCCCTAG
- a CDS encoding GntR family transcriptional regulator yields the protein MATAKALRPVKREPASTIIAAQLTEAIMDGTLAPGTQLGEAELAGQLGVSRGPLREALQRLVQQGIAVSAPHRGVFVTTLDEDDVRDIYLARTAMESAACRLVLQRDPQRTADRLAKVHRTMAAAARRGNLTAIGTADTEFHQVLVEESGSPRLRRICETLFVETRMCLSALTGEHPDPDALVEEHAALIEALREEDEPRLLALIEEHMQDAVRRLTPPSLDEIAETPAAAGG from the coding sequence ATGGCCACTGCGAAAGCCCTGCGACCGGTCAAGCGGGAACCCGCGTCGACCATCATCGCCGCCCAGCTCACCGAAGCGATCATGGACGGCACCCTCGCCCCCGGCACCCAGCTGGGCGAGGCCGAGCTGGCCGGCCAGCTCGGCGTCAGCCGCGGCCCGCTCCGCGAGGCCCTGCAGCGCCTGGTGCAGCAGGGCATCGCGGTCAGCGCCCCGCACCGCGGCGTCTTCGTGACGACGCTGGACGAGGACGACGTCCGGGACATCTACCTCGCCCGCACCGCCATGGAGTCCGCCGCCTGCCGGCTGGTGCTCCAGCGGGACCCGCAGCGGACGGCGGACCGGCTGGCCAAGGTGCACCGCACCATGGCGGCGGCGGCCCGCCGCGGCAACCTCACCGCGATCGGCACCGCGGACACCGAGTTCCACCAGGTCCTGGTCGAGGAGTCGGGCAGCCCCCGGCTCCGGCGGATCTGCGAGACCCTCTTCGTCGAGACCAGGATGTGCCTTTCCGCACTCACCGGCGAGCACCCCGACCCGGACGCCCTGGTGGAGGAGCACGCGGCGCTCATCGAGGCGCTGCGCGAGGAGGACGAGCCGCGCCTCCTCGCCCTGATCGAGGAGCACATGCAGGACGCCGTGCGCCGCCTCACACCCCCGTCGCTTGACGAGATCGCGGAGACCCCGGCCGCCGCCGGCGGCTGA